In one window of Nocardia brasiliensis DNA:
- a CDS encoding phosphoglyceromutase → MTYTLVLLRHGESEWNALNLFTGWVDVHLTDKGIAEGKRAGELLAEHGILPDIVYTSLLRRAINTANIALDAADRHWIPVVRDWRLNERHYGALQGKNKAQVRDKYGDEQFMLWRRSYDTPPPPIDPDDEYSQDGDPRYAGIEVPKTECLLDVVKRMIPYWESTISQDVRAGKTVLVAAHGNSLRALVKHLDQISDADIAGVNIPTGIPLRYELDENLRPTGPGVYLDPEAAAAGAAAVANQGGK, encoded by the coding sequence ATGACGTACACCCTCGTGCTGCTGCGCCACGGCGAGAGCGAATGGAATGCCCTGAACCTGTTCACCGGCTGGGTGGACGTGCATCTGACCGACAAGGGCATCGCCGAGGGCAAACGGGCGGGCGAGCTGCTCGCCGAGCACGGCATCCTGCCCGACATCGTCTACACCTCGCTGCTGCGCCGCGCGATCAACACCGCGAACATCGCGCTGGACGCCGCCGATCGGCACTGGATTCCGGTGGTGCGCGACTGGCGGCTCAACGAGCGGCACTACGGCGCGCTGCAGGGCAAGAACAAGGCGCAGGTCCGGGACAAGTACGGCGACGAGCAGTTCATGCTGTGGCGGCGCAGCTACGACACCCCGCCGCCGCCGATCGACCCGGACGACGAGTACAGCCAGGACGGCGACCCGCGCTACGCAGGCATCGAGGTGCCCAAGACCGAGTGCCTGCTCGATGTGGTCAAGCGGATGATCCCGTACTGGGAGTCGACCATCTCCCAGGACGTGCGCGCGGGCAAGACGGTGCTGGTCGCCGCGCACGGCAACTCGCTGCGCGCGCTGGTCAAGCACCTCGACCAGATCTCGGACGCGGACATCGCGGGCGTGAACATTCCCACCGGCATCCCGCTGCGGTACGAGCTGGACGAGAATCTGCGCCCGACCGGCCCCGGCGTCTATCTCGATCCCGAGGCCGCCGCCGCAGGCGCCGCCGCCGTCGCGAACCAGGGCGGTAAATAG
- a CDS encoding ROK family protein, translated as MTVLALDIGATKFAAGIVHADRTVGEVRQVPVPPEAVWETCRALLLEVAGAATVTAVGIGSAGPVDTRTGVTSPLNIPEWKAGFPIVDSVRALFPGAPVSFAIDGACLALAEHHVGALRGVPNGLALTVSSGIGGGLIADGRVVLGRTGNAGHIGHIVVPGWDVPCLCGGVGCVEAVASGMSSVRWAVEQGWPGSTGVQLAEDARRGEPIALAALHRAGTALGQAIASAAALLDVDTVVIGGGFAQSGAPLWDPLRTALRKHARLDFTRDISVELSAVSNGATLVGAGVLATSQVDADHVG; from the coding sequence ATGACCGTTCTTGCTCTCGATATCGGCGCGACGAAGTTCGCGGCGGGCATCGTGCACGCCGACCGGACGGTGGGCGAGGTGCGTCAGGTCCCGGTGCCGCCCGAGGCGGTATGGGAGACATGCCGCGCGCTGCTGCTCGAGGTGGCGGGCGCGGCGACGGTGACCGCGGTCGGCATCGGCTCGGCCGGGCCGGTGGACACCAGGACCGGCGTCACCAGCCCGCTGAACATCCCGGAATGGAAGGCGGGCTTCCCGATCGTCGACTCGGTGCGCGCGCTGTTCCCCGGCGCCCCGGTCAGCTTCGCCATCGACGGCGCCTGCCTCGCGCTGGCCGAGCATCACGTCGGCGCGCTGCGCGGCGTGCCGAACGGGCTGGCGCTCACGGTGTCCTCTGGCATCGGCGGCGGGCTCATCGCGGACGGGCGGGTGGTGCTCGGCCGCACCGGCAACGCGGGCCATATCGGTCATATCGTGGTGCCCGGCTGGGACGTGCCCTGCCTGTGCGGCGGCGTCGGTTGCGTGGAGGCCGTCGCGAGCGGGATGTCGTCGGTGCGCTGGGCGGTCGAGCAGGGCTGGCCGGGCAGCACCGGCGTGCAACTGGCCGAGGACGCGCGCCGCGGCGAACCGATCGCGCTGGCGGCGCTGCATCGCGCGGGCACCGCGCTCGGCCAGGCGATCGCCTCGGCCGCCGCGCTGCTCGATGTCGACACGGTGGTGATCGGCGGCGGTTTCGCGCAATCCGGTGCGCCGCTGTGGGATCCATTGCGCACGGCGCTGCGCAAGCACGCCCGCCTGGATTTCACCCGCGACATCAGTGTCGAGCTGTCCGCGGTCAGCAACGGCGCGACGCTGGTCGGCGCGGGTGTGCTCGCCACGAGTCAGGTCGACGCCGACCACGTGGGCTGA
- a CDS encoding YbjN domain-containing protein, with the protein MSSGERAPEAQATARVIEETLREREIEHTRSGADTFVVILPGERKLKTTVMLTVGKHGVRIESFVYGVAYTLDRVGDIYLVGRIATHAVTPDELDRVFGQILEAVDADFNVLLELGFAESIRKEWKWRVSRGESLKNLRAFEHLVDAADQP; encoded by the coding sequence GTGAGCTCAGGTGAGCGCGCACCCGAGGCGCAGGCCACCGCGCGGGTGATCGAGGAGACCCTGCGCGAGCGGGAGATCGAACACACCCGCTCCGGCGCGGACACCTTCGTCGTGATCCTGCCCGGCGAGCGGAAACTGAAGACCACGGTCATGCTCACCGTCGGCAAGCACGGCGTGCGCATCGAATCGTTCGTGTACGGCGTGGCCTACACCCTGGACCGGGTCGGCGACATCTACCTGGTCGGCCGGATCGCCACCCACGCCGTCACCCCCGACGAACTGGACCGAGTGTTCGGTCAGATCCTCGAGGCGGTCGACGCCGATTTCAATGTGCTGCTCGAACTCGGTTTCGCCGAATCCATTCGCAAGGAATGGAAGTGGCGCGTCTCGCGCGGTGAATCGCTGAAGAACCTGCGTGCCTTCGAGCACCTGGTGGACGCCGCCGACCAGCCCTAG
- the mshA gene encoding D-inositol-3-phosphate glycosyltransferase — translation MDGVSQRRPDLRPNRVAVLSVHTSPLAQPGTGDAGGMNVYVLQTALQLARRGTEVEIFTRATSSNLPPVQEAGPGVLVRNVVAGPFEGLDKRDLPTQLCPFTAEVLRQEARHQPGYYDLVHSHYWLSGQVGWLARDRWRVPLVHTAHTLAAVKNAALADGDCPEPLTREIGEKQVIAEADRLVANTAEEARQLVELYGAEPERIDVVPPGADLSRYRPGDKAAARAALGLATDERVVAFVGRIQPLKAPDVLVRAAAEVLRAGQLRNLRVLIVGGPSGSGLDRPDALIELAAELGIADRVTFLPPQPPDRLVLVYQAADLVAVPSYNESFGLVAIEAQASGTPVLAADVGGLGTAVRHGESGLLVPGHRTPDWAGALGHLLADPERLHRMSARAVEHAANFSWEHTAAGLLTSYSAALHDFRAERAALGAGRLVRADTRERVSGERISLDSGQARSRALWRRRMGARQ, via the coding sequence ATGGATGGTGTGAGTCAACGCCGCCCGGACCTACGGCCGAACCGTGTCGCCGTCTTGTCGGTGCATACCTCGCCGCTGGCGCAACCGGGCACCGGCGACGCGGGCGGCATGAACGTCTACGTGCTGCAGACCGCGCTGCAACTGGCCAGGCGCGGCACCGAGGTGGAGATCTTCACCCGGGCCACCAGCTCCAATCTGCCACCCGTGCAAGAGGCGGGCCCCGGCGTGCTCGTGCGCAACGTGGTGGCGGGCCCGTTCGAGGGCCTCGACAAACGCGACCTGCCCACCCAGCTGTGCCCGTTCACCGCCGAGGTGCTGCGGCAGGAAGCCAGGCATCAGCCCGGCTACTACGACCTCGTGCACTCGCACTACTGGCTCTCCGGCCAGGTCGGCTGGCTGGCCAGGGACCGCTGGCGGGTGCCGCTGGTGCACACCGCGCACACGCTGGCCGCGGTGAAGAACGCCGCGCTCGCCGACGGTGACTGTCCGGAGCCTTTGACCAGGGAGATCGGCGAGAAGCAGGTGATCGCCGAGGCGGATCGGCTGGTCGCCAACACCGCGGAGGAGGCGCGTCAGCTCGTCGAGCTGTACGGCGCCGAACCCGAACGCATCGATGTCGTGCCGCCGGGCGCGGACCTGTCCCGATATCGCCCCGGCGACAAGGCCGCCGCCCGTGCCGCGCTCGGCCTGGCCACCGACGAGCGGGTCGTCGCGTTCGTCGGCCGCATCCAACCGTTGAAGGCGCCCGACGTGCTGGTCCGCGCCGCCGCCGAGGTGCTGCGCGCCGGGCAGCTGCGCAACCTGCGCGTGCTCATCGTCGGCGGCCCGTCGGGCAGCGGCCTGGATCGGCCGGACGCGCTGATCGAACTGGCCGCCGAGCTGGGCATCGCGGACCGGGTCACCTTTCTGCCGCCGCAGCCGCCGGACCGGCTGGTGCTGGTCTATCAGGCCGCGGATCTGGTCGCGGTGCCGAGCTACAACGAGTCCTTCGGCCTGGTCGCGATCGAGGCGCAGGCCAGCGGCACCCCGGTGCTCGCCGCCGATGTCGGCGGGCTGGGCACCGCGGTCCGGCACGGCGAATCCGGACTGCTCGTCCCCGGCCATCGGACCCCGGACTGGGCGGGTGCGCTCGGTCATCTGCTCGCCGACCCCGAGCGGCTGCACCGGATGAGCGCGCGTGCGGTCGAGCACGCCGCGAACTTCTCCTGGGAGCACACCGCGGCGGGCCTGCTGACCAGCTACTCCGCCGCGCTGCACGACTTCCGCGCGGAACGCGCCGCACTGGGCGCCGGACGGCTCGTGCGTGCGGACACCCGGGAGCGGGTATCCGGTGAACGCATTAGCCTTGACTCCGGTCAGGCCAGGTCGCGGGCGCTGTGGCGGCGCCGGATGGGAGCACGTCAGTGA
- a CDS encoding alpha/beta fold hydrolase: protein MALRDVVSADGTNIVYRVSGPAGARPLLLLHGWSANLLCWGRAADELATRLRVIAVDLRGHGYSDAPAAGYDDPKNWAADIAAVLAAEGIDTGAILLGWSYGGIVLSDYLTAYGTGAVAGVIYTGSMANLGRGVPGAAVGPAMQAAMPGVFEESAGRAVKAFGAFGNANTGQGADKGADAQRLFGASLATAPSVRKALFYRTVDNTETLRALDVPVSVLHGTADPVVPIENGRYIADVVPDARTSYWAGVQHGLFIEDRSRFVAEVNGFVEGL, encoded by the coding sequence ATGGCATTACGGGACGTGGTGAGCGCGGACGGCACGAACATCGTTTATCGGGTCAGCGGCCCGGCGGGCGCGCGACCGCTGCTGCTCCTGCACGGCTGGTCGGCGAACCTGCTCTGCTGGGGTCGCGCGGCCGACGAGCTCGCGACGCGGCTGCGGGTGATCGCCGTCGACCTGCGTGGACACGGTTACTCCGACGCGCCTGCGGCCGGCTACGACGATCCGAAGAACTGGGCCGCCGATATCGCGGCCGTGCTGGCGGCCGAGGGCATCGACACCGGCGCGATCCTGCTCGGCTGGTCCTACGGCGGCATCGTGCTCAGCGACTACCTTACCGCGTACGGCACCGGCGCGGTCGCGGGCGTCATCTATACCGGGTCGATGGCCAACCTCGGCCGCGGCGTGCCCGGCGCCGCGGTCGGTCCGGCCATGCAGGCCGCGATGCCCGGTGTCTTCGAGGAGAGCGCGGGGCGTGCGGTGAAGGCGTTCGGCGCGTTCGGCAACGCCAACACCGGCCAGGGGGCGGACAAGGGCGCCGACGCCCAGCGGTTGTTCGGCGCGAGCCTCGCCACCGCGCCCTCGGTGCGCAAGGCGCTGTTCTACCGCACCGTCGACAACACCGAAACCCTTCGGGCGCTTGATGTTCCGGTGTCGGTGCTGCACGGAACCGCGGACCCGGTGGTGCCGATCGAGAACGGCCGCTACATCGCCGACGTGGTGCCGGACGCGCGGACCTCGTACTGGGCGGGCGTCCAGCACGGTCTGTTCATCGAGGACCGGTCGCGCTTCGTGGCCGAGGTGAACGGGTTCGTCGAGGGGCTTTGA
- a CDS encoding SDR family NAD(P)-dependent oxidoreductase, with product MSQRTAVVTGASSGIGEATARELAKQGYHVVLGARRLDRLHRIADEIGGTALELDVTSDESVRAFTDAIDRADVLVNNAGGAKGLATVADADLDDWRWMWETNVLGTLRLTKALLPKLIASGDGLIVTITSVAAFVAYDNGSGYTSAKHAQAVLHRTLRGELLGQPVRLTEIAPGAVETEFSLVRFNGDEQRAAKVYQGIDPLVAQDIAEIIGFVASRPPHVNLDQIIVKPRDQADAGRFARRD from the coding sequence ATGAGTCAGCGCACTGCCGTCGTCACCGGAGCCAGCTCGGGTATCGGGGAGGCCACCGCCAGGGAACTGGCGAAACAGGGCTATCACGTGGTGCTCGGCGCCCGCAGGCTCGACCGCCTGCACCGCATCGCCGACGAGATCGGCGGCACCGCACTCGAACTCGATGTCACCTCGGACGAGTCGGTGCGCGCCTTCACCGACGCGATCGACCGGGCCGACGTGCTGGTCAACAACGCCGGCGGCGCCAAGGGCCTGGCCACGGTCGCCGACGCCGACCTCGACGACTGGCGCTGGATGTGGGAAACCAACGTGCTGGGCACCTTGCGCCTGACCAAAGCGCTGCTACCCAAGCTGATCGCCTCCGGGGACGGTCTGATCGTCACCATCACCTCGGTCGCCGCGTTCGTCGCCTACGACAACGGCTCCGGCTACACCTCGGCCAAGCACGCGCAGGCGGTGCTGCACCGCACGCTGCGCGGCGAGCTGCTCGGCCAACCGGTGCGGCTCACCGAAATCGCGCCGGGCGCAGTGGAAACCGAGTTCTCCCTGGTGCGCTTCAACGGCGACGAGCAGCGCGCGGCCAAGGTCTACCAGGGCATCGACCCGCTGGTCGCCCAGGACATCGCGGAGATCATCGGCTTCGTCGCGTCGCGCCCCCCGCACGTGAACCTCGATCAGATCATCGTGAAGCCGCGCGATCAGGCCGACGCGGGGCGCTTCGCTCGCCGCGACTGA